The following proteins are encoded in a genomic region of Enoplosus armatus isolate fEnoArm2 chromosome 11, fEnoArm2.hap1, whole genome shotgun sequence:
- the spopla gene encoding speckle-type POZ protein-like A isoform X1: MSRVPTPPPPGEMSSGPVAESWCYTQVKVVKFSYMWTINNFSFCREEMGEVLKSSTFSSGPNDKMKWCLRVNPKGLDDESKDYLSLYLLLVSCPKSEVRAKFKFSLLNAKREETKAMESQRAYRFVQGKDWGFKKFIRRDFLLDEANGLLPDDKLTLFCEVSVVQDSVNISGQSNMNMLKVPECQLSDDLGNLWECSRFTDCSLYVGGQEFKAHKSILAARSPVFNAMFEHEMEESKKNRVDISDVDPDVFKEMMGFIYTGKAPNLEKMADNLLAAADKYALERLKVMCEEALCNSLSVENVADTLILADLHSAEQLKAQAIDFINRCSVLRQLGCKDGKNWNSNHATDIMETAGWKSMIQSHPHLVAEAFRALASAQCPPFGLPRKRLKQS, encoded by the exons ATGTCACGGGttcccacccctcctcctcctggggAGATGTCAAGTGGACCTGTGGCAGAGAGCTGGTGTTACACACAG GTCAAAGTTGTGAAGTTTTCATACATGTGGACCATAAACAACTTTAGTTTTTGCAGAGAAGAAATGGGGGAGGTGTTGAAGAGCTCAACCTTCTCCTCTGGCCCTAATGACAAGATGAAATG GTGTCTGCGAGTCAATCCAAAGGGACTTGATGATGAAAGCAAAGATTATCTGTCATTGTATTTACTTCTTGTTAGTTGTCCAAAAAGTGAAGTCAGAGCAAAGTTCAAGTTTTCTTTGTTGAATGctaaaagagaggagacaaaagcGATGG AAAGCCAAAGAGCATATAGATTTGTCCAAGGCAAAGACTGGGGCTTCAAAAAGTTTATAAGGAGAGATTTTCTCCTTGATGAAGCCAATGGACTCTTACCAGATGACAAGCTCACCCTCTTCTGTGAG GTAAGCGTTGTCCAGGACTCTGTCAACATTTCGGGCCAGTCCAACATGAACATGCTGAAGGTACCAGAGTGTCAGCTGTCTGATGACCTGGGGAACCTGTGGGAGTGTTCACGCTTCACAGACTGCAGCCTCTATGTGGGAGGGCAGGAGTTCAAAGCCCACAAATCCATCCTTGCAG CGAGGTCACCAGTCTTTAATGCTATGTTTGAACATGAAATGGAGGAGAGTAAAAAG AATCGCGTTGACATCAGTGACGTAGACCCAGATGTCTTTAAGGAAATGATGGGCTTCATCTACACAGGAAAGGCCCCAAACCTGGAGAAGATGGCAGACAATTTGCTGGCAGCTGCTGATAAA TATGCTCTGGAGCGTTTAAAGGTCATGTGTGAAGAGGCCTTGTGCAACAGCCTTTCAGTGGAGAATGTGGCCGACACCCTCATCCTAGCAGATTTGCACAGTGCCGAGCAGCTCAAAGCACAAGCCATAGATTTTATCAACAG GTGCAGTGTCCTGAGACAGCTGGGCTGTAAAGATGGAAAGAACTGGAATAGCAA TCATGCTACAGATATAATGGAGACTGCAGGCTGGAAGTCAATGATCCAATCCCATCCTCACTTGGTAGCCGAGGCCTTTCGTGCCCTGGCTTCAGCACAGTGCCCACCCTTTGGTCTTCCCAGGAAGCGTCTAAAACAGTCCTGA
- the spopla gene encoding speckle-type POZ protein-like A isoform X2 → MSRVPTPPPPGEMSSGPVAESWCYTQVKVVKFSYMWTINNFSFCREEMGEVLKSSTFSSGPNDKMKWCLRVNPKGLDDESKDYLSLYLLLVSCPKSEVRAKFKFSLLNAKREETKAMESQRAYRFVQGKDWGFKKFIRRDFLLDEANGLLPDDKLTLFCEVSVVQDSVNISGQSNMNMLKVPECQLSDDLGNLWECSRFTDCSLYVGGQEFKAHKSILAARSPVFNAMFEHEMEESKKNRVDISDVDPDVFKEMMGFIYTGKAPNLEKMADNLLAAADKYALERLKVMCEEALCNSLSVENVADTLILADLHSAEQLKAQAIDFINSHATDIMETAGWKSMIQSHPHLVAEAFRALASAQCPPFGLPRKRLKQS, encoded by the exons ATGTCACGGGttcccacccctcctcctcctggggAGATGTCAAGTGGACCTGTGGCAGAGAGCTGGTGTTACACACAG GTCAAAGTTGTGAAGTTTTCATACATGTGGACCATAAACAACTTTAGTTTTTGCAGAGAAGAAATGGGGGAGGTGTTGAAGAGCTCAACCTTCTCCTCTGGCCCTAATGACAAGATGAAATG GTGTCTGCGAGTCAATCCAAAGGGACTTGATGATGAAAGCAAAGATTATCTGTCATTGTATTTACTTCTTGTTAGTTGTCCAAAAAGTGAAGTCAGAGCAAAGTTCAAGTTTTCTTTGTTGAATGctaaaagagaggagacaaaagcGATGG AAAGCCAAAGAGCATATAGATTTGTCCAAGGCAAAGACTGGGGCTTCAAAAAGTTTATAAGGAGAGATTTTCTCCTTGATGAAGCCAATGGACTCTTACCAGATGACAAGCTCACCCTCTTCTGTGAG GTAAGCGTTGTCCAGGACTCTGTCAACATTTCGGGCCAGTCCAACATGAACATGCTGAAGGTACCAGAGTGTCAGCTGTCTGATGACCTGGGGAACCTGTGGGAGTGTTCACGCTTCACAGACTGCAGCCTCTATGTGGGAGGGCAGGAGTTCAAAGCCCACAAATCCATCCTTGCAG CGAGGTCACCAGTCTTTAATGCTATGTTTGAACATGAAATGGAGGAGAGTAAAAAG AATCGCGTTGACATCAGTGACGTAGACCCAGATGTCTTTAAGGAAATGATGGGCTTCATCTACACAGGAAAGGCCCCAAACCTGGAGAAGATGGCAGACAATTTGCTGGCAGCTGCTGATAAA TATGCTCTGGAGCGTTTAAAGGTCATGTGTGAAGAGGCCTTGTGCAACAGCCTTTCAGTGGAGAATGTGGCCGACACCCTCATCCTAGCAGATTTGCACAGTGCCGAGCAGCTCAAAGCACAAGCCATAGATTTTATCAACAG TCATGCTACAGATATAATGGAGACTGCAGGCTGGAAGTCAATGATCCAATCCCATCCTCACTTGGTAGCCGAGGCCTTTCGTGCCCTGGCTTCAGCACAGTGCCCACCCTTTGGTCTTCCCAGGAAGCGTCTAAAACAGTCCTGA
- the nxph2a gene encoding neurexophilin-2 encodes MCNGYNSSGWWEDECHVFFVHSGVEMFLLGAGSPTDFMFSIVTCRKTHGGATELIEWGNSDNEQTISPTGASPRILNPLRLFARGSPGFKSNMREITYLQNMEDFWDWLSNQTDVQGAQARTKRRPIVKTGKFKKMFGWGDFHSNIKTVKLNLLITGKIVDHGNGTFSVYFRHNSTGLGNVSVSLVPPSKVVEFEIAQQSTLETKDTKSFNCRIEYEKTDRNKKTALCSFDPSKVCYQEQTQSHVSWLCSKPFKVICIYIAFYSVDYKLVQKVCPDYNYHSDTPYSSTG; translated from the exons ATGTGTAATGGATATAACAGCTCGGGCTGGTGGGAAGACGAGTGCCACGTCTTCTTTGTTCACAGCGGTGTAGAAATGTTCCTGTTGGGAGCCGGCAGTCCCACAGATTTTATGTTCAGCATC GTCACATGCAGGAAAACGCATGGAGGAGCCACAGAGCTCATCGAGTGGGGCAACAGTGATAATGAACAGACGATTTCTCCCACGGGGGCCAGTCCACGGATCCTCAACCCCCTGCGCTTGTTTGCCAGGGGCTCCCCTGGGTTCAAGAGCAACATGAGGGAAATTACATATTTACAGAACATGGAGGACTTCTGGGACTGGTTATCTAACCAGACAGATGTTCAAGGTGCACAGGCCAGAACTAAACGCAGGCCCATCGTGAAGACTGGCAAGTTCAAAAAGATGTTCGGGTGGGGGGACTTCCACTCCAACATCAAGACGGTCAAACTCAACCTGCTGATCACAGGGAAGATCGTGGACCACGGGAATGGCACTTTTAGCGTTTACTTCCGCCACAACTCCACGGGCCTGGGGAACGTGTCAGTCAGCCTGGTGCCTCCATCCAAGGTGGTGGAGTTTGAGATCGCCCAGCAGTCCACGCTGGAGACCAAAGACACCAAATCGTTCAACTGTCGCATCGAGTACGAGAAGACGGACCGCAACAAGAAGACTGCCCTATGCAGCTTCGACCCATCCAAGGTGTGCTATCAGGAGCAGACGCAGAGCCACGTGTCCTGGCTGTGCTCAAAACCCTTCAAAGTCATATGCATCTATATAGCCTTTTATAGTGTAGACTATAAACTGGTGCAGAAGGTATGCCCTGACTACAACTACCATAGTGACACACCCTACTCCTCCACAGGATGA